Proteins encoded by one window of Streptomyces clavuligerus:
- a CDS encoding serine/threonine-protein kinase translates to MENSQRTGTGQLLAGRYRLGESIGRGGMGRVWRAEDEMLNRAVAIKELTAGMYASEADRRILHVRTRNEARAAARISHPCVVTVHDVLVHDDRPWIVMQFVDGRSLADAAKESGRVPVADAARIGLQVLRGLNAAHRAGVLHRDVKPANILLAEDGGTLITDFGIAAIEGDATITRTGEIVGSIDYLAPERVKGGDPGPASDLWSLGATLYTAMEGVSPFRRQSPVTTMQAVVTEEPKPPEHSGPLTPVIMALLSKDPAARPSAAQAEEMFRAVTEGRSPDLSVLPDTVTLVPGGAPVSRDTTRSVTLVGGGTPVAPPAAVPPPRRSGGLGRVIAAVAVVLATLVGLGVGYVYLQDGDGGSGQGAGGPGAGERTQGTAPSDGGADGTGDKAGGKGRNQGQGEADGGDGPGDRASGGTGGVPAGWRRVQDPAGFSLLVPQGWTRRMVGQQIDYSPADRSHRLRIGIDRSPDFETPYEHLLDLEKLLSKSLPDYRRLSLGPTVYRDQPKSARWEFAWTEKKPFPGPRRAIDQMYYDDEGVEYAFYLDGPADRWSTVRAQFQTMTQSWRPPGPSD, encoded by the coding sequence GTGGAGAACTCACAGCGCACGGGGACCGGTCAACTGCTCGCCGGGCGGTACCGGCTGGGCGAGAGCATCGGCCGGGGCGGCATGGGCCGCGTGTGGCGGGCCGAGGACGAGATGCTGAACAGGGCCGTCGCCATCAAGGAACTGACGGCCGGTATGTACGCCTCCGAAGCGGACCGGAGAATCCTGCACGTCCGGACCCGGAACGAGGCCCGGGCGGCGGCGCGGATCAGCCACCCCTGTGTGGTCACCGTCCACGATGTGCTCGTCCACGACGACCGGCCCTGGATCGTCATGCAGTTCGTCGACGGCCGTTCGCTCGCCGACGCCGCCAAGGAGTCCGGGCGCGTCCCGGTGGCCGACGCCGCCCGGATAGGGCTCCAGGTGCTGCGCGGACTGAACGCCGCGCACCGGGCCGGGGTGCTCCACCGGGACGTCAAACCCGCGAACATCCTGCTCGCCGAGGACGGCGGGACCCTGATAACCGACTTCGGGATCGCCGCCATCGAGGGCGACGCGACCATCACCCGTACCGGTGAGATCGTGGGCTCCATCGACTATCTGGCCCCGGAGCGGGTAAAGGGCGGCGATCCGGGACCGGCGTCCGACCTCTGGTCGCTCGGCGCCACGCTCTACACGGCGATGGAGGGCGTATCGCCGTTCCGGCGGCAGTCCCCGGTGACGACCATGCAGGCCGTGGTGACCGAGGAGCCGAAGCCGCCGGAGCACTCGGGGCCGCTCACGCCCGTGATCATGGCGCTGCTGAGCAAGGACCCGGCGGCGCGGCCCTCGGCGGCACAGGCCGAGGAGATGTTCCGGGCGGTCACGGAGGGCAGGTCGCCGGATCTCTCCGTGCTTCCGGACACCGTGACGCTGGTGCCCGGCGGGGCACCGGTGTCCCGGGACACCACCCGTTCCGTGACCCTGGTGGGCGGGGGGACCCCGGTGGCTCCGCCCGCCGCCGTGCCCCCGCCGCGCCGGAGCGGAGGACTCGGCCGGGTGATCGCGGCGGTCGCCGTGGTCCTGGCGACGCTTGTCGGCCTCGGCGTCGGCTATGTGTATCTACAGGACGGGGACGGCGGCTCCGGCCAGGGCGCCGGCGGCCCGGGCGCGGGGGAGCGGACCCAGGGCACAGCACCCTCGGACGGGGGCGCCGACGGCACCGGGGACAAGGCCGGAGGCAAGGGCCGGAACCAGGGGCAGGGCGAGGCGGACGGCGGCGACGGGCCGGGCGACCGGGCGAGCGGCGGCACGGGCGGCGTCCCAGCGGGCTGGCGCCGGGTCCAGGACCCGGCGGGCTTCAGTCTCCTCGTACCGCAGGGGTGGACCCGGCGGATGGTCGGCCAGCAGATCGACTACTCCCCGGCCGACCGCAGCCACCGGCTGCGGATCGGCATCGACCGCTCGCCCGACTTCGAGACCCCGTACGAGCATCTGCTGGACCTGGAGAAGCTGCTGTCGAAGAGCCTCCCCGACTACCGGCGGCTGTCGCTCGGCCCCACGGTCTACCGGGACCAGCCCAAGTCGGCGCGGTGGGAGTTCGCGTGGACGGAGAAGAAGCCGTTCCCCGGGCCGCGCCGGGCCATCGACCAGATGTACTACGACGACGAGGGCGTCGAGTACGCCTTCTACCTGGACGGCCCGGCGGACCGGTGGAGCACCGTCCGCGCACAGTTCCAGACCATGACGCAGAGCTGGCGCCCGCCGGGCCCGTCGGACTGA
- a CDS encoding chorismate mutase yields MTSPTTTTTARTTATARTTATARTGTNTPVTARTGTGTAAERTGARTEEAAALIADARDRIDALDDRIIGLVQERMAVSAVIQEARISSGGRRVNLAREMEVLEHFRDALGRPGTALAMTVLELCRGRV; encoded by the coding sequence ATGACCAGCCCGACCACGACCACGACCGCCCGCACCACCGCCACCGCCCGGACCACCGCCACTGCCCGGACCGGCACGAACACCCCCGTCACCGCCCGGACCGGCACCGGGACCGCCGCCGAGCGGACCGGGGCCCGTACCGAGGAGGCCGCCGCCCTGATCGCGGACGCCCGCGACCGCATCGACGCGCTCGACGACCGGATCATCGGCCTCGTCCAGGAGCGGATGGCCGTGTCGGCCGTGATCCAGGAGGCGCGGATCTCCTCCGGCGGACGCCGGGTGAACCTCGCCCGGGAGATGGAGGTGCTGGAGCACTTCCGCGACGCGCTCGGCAGGCCCGGGACCGCGCTGGCGATGACCGTGCTGGAGCTGTGCCGGGGACGCGTCTGA
- a CDS encoding GMC family oxidoreductase: MSEIPPADLSEAEPGAGGGPGPGHDHAYDYGYDYDVIVIGSGFGGAVSALRLTEKGYRVGVLEAGRRFTRESLPRNSWDLRNFLWAPALGLFGIQRIHFLGTVMVLAGAGVGGGSLNYANTLYVPPPAFFRDPQWRDITDWQTELKPYYEQARRMLGVRLNPTMTPSDVHLRATAEAMGIGDTFHLAPVGVFFGDGEDADGSTVAAPGAQVPDPYFGGAGPSRRACVECGECMTGCRHGAKNTLNENYLHLAQRAGAVVHPMTTAVTLTENSRGGFAIGTLPSDGRRRGRGRTFTAARVVVAAGTYGTQTLLHRMKDTGLLPRVSGRLGELTRTNSEALVGAQTDDRRYRRRHGAPRVDFTRGVAITSSIHPDENTHIEPVRYGRGSNAMGGLTVLQVPYRPGARVTGWLVQVARHPVRALRSFSVHRWSERTIIGLVMQSLDNSLTTYRKPDGVGKGLLAARQGHGAPNPGQIPEATRAASLLAEEINGFAGSNLGELMGTPLTAHFLGGCPIGATAATGVIDPYHRLHGYPGISVVDGAAVSANLGVNPSLTITAQAERAMALWPNKGERDTRPPQGAPYERVAPVEPRSPAVPEEAFGALKLPFLGMPVVPPRATGDGRRGTGESVAAPTE, encoded by the coding sequence ATGTCCGAGATTCCCCCTGCTGACCTGTCCGAGGCCGAGCCCGGAGCGGGGGGCGGACCCGGCCCCGGCCACGACCACGCGTACGACTACGGCTACGACTATGACGTGATCGTCATCGGGTCGGGCTTCGGCGGCGCGGTCTCGGCGCTGCGGCTCACCGAGAAGGGGTACCGCGTCGGGGTGCTGGAGGCGGGGCGCCGTTTCACCCGTGAGAGTCTGCCGCGCAACTCCTGGGATCTGCGGAACTTCCTCTGGGCGCCGGCGCTCGGGCTCTTCGGCATCCAGCGCATCCACTTCCTCGGCACGGTGATGGTGCTGGCGGGCGCGGGGGTGGGCGGCGGTTCGCTCAACTACGCCAACACCCTGTACGTACCGCCCCCGGCGTTCTTCCGTGACCCCCAGTGGCGGGACATCACCGACTGGCAGACGGAGCTGAAGCCGTACTACGAGCAGGCGCGGCGGATGCTCGGCGTACGGCTCAACCCGACGATGACGCCCTCCGACGTCCATCTCAGGGCGACGGCCGAGGCCATGGGGATCGGGGACACCTTTCACCTGGCGCCGGTGGGCGTCTTCTTCGGCGACGGGGAGGACGCCGACGGCTCCACCGTGGCCGCCCCCGGGGCCCAGGTCCCCGACCCCTACTTCGGCGGCGCGGGGCCCAGCCGCCGGGCGTGTGTCGAGTGCGGCGAGTGCATGACGGGCTGCCGCCACGGCGCCAAGAACACACTCAACGAGAACTACCTCCATCTCGCCCAGCGCGCGGGCGCGGTCGTCCACCCCATGACCACCGCCGTCACCCTCACCGAGAACTCCCGGGGCGGCTTCGCCATCGGCACCCTGCCCAGCGACGGGCGGCGCAGGGGCCGGGGGCGGACCTTCACGGCCGCCCGGGTCGTGGTCGCCGCCGGGACCTATGGGACGCAGACGCTGCTGCACCGGATGAAGGACACCGGGCTGCTGCCCCGTGTCTCCGGGCGGCTGGGCGAGCTGACCCGTACCAACTCCGAGGCGCTGGTGGGCGCGCAGACCGACGACCGGCGCTATCGCAGACGGCACGGGGCGCCCCGGGTGGACTTCACCCGGGGGGTCGCCATCACCTCCTCGATCCATCCGGACGAGAACACCCATATCGAGCCGGTGCGCTACGGCAGGGGCTCCAACGCGATGGGCGGGCTGACCGTGCTCCAGGTGCCCTATCGGCCCGGGGCGCGGGTCACGGGCTGGCTCGTCCAGGTGGCCCGGCATCCGGTCCGCGCACTGCGGTCGTTCTCCGTGCACCGCTGGTCGGAGCGGACCATCATCGGGCTGGTGATGCAGTCCCTGGACAACTCCCTGACGACCTACCGCAAACCGGACGGGGTGGGGAAGGGGCTGCTGGCGGCCCGGCAGGGGCACGGCGCGCCCAACCCGGGCCAGATCCCGGAGGCCACCCGCGCGGCCTCGCTGCTGGCCGAGGAGATCAACGGTTTCGCCGGGTCCAACCTCGGGGAGCTGATGGGGACCCCGCTCACCGCGCACTTCCTGGGCGGGTGCCCGATCGGCGCCACGGCGGCGACCGGGGTGATCGACCCGTACCACCGGCTCCACGGATATCCGGGCATCTCGGTGGTGGACGGGGCGGCGGTCAGCGCCAACCTGGGCGTCAACCCCTCGTTGACGATCACCGCACAGGCGGAACGGGCGATGGCGCTCTGGCCCAACAAGGGGGAGCGGGACACCCGGCCGCCGCAGGGAGCCCCCTATGAGCGTGTCGCCCCGGTGGAACCGAGGTCCCCGGCGGTGCCGGAGGAGGCGTTCGGGGCGCTGAAGCTGCCGTTCCTGGGGATGCCGGTGGTACCGCCGAGGGCCACTGGGGACGGACGGAGGGGGACGGGGGAGTCGGTGGCGGCGCCCACGGAGTGA
- a CDS encoding succinic semialdehyde dehydrogenase, producing the protein MTDVKAPAGPLGTNPAATAPAGARTAADVVTPEVVAQLTRDVVGSGRTANHTPLTEEKLADLPESTPEDVADAYEHARAAQPVWAAVPVRTRAAVLLRFHDLLLERQAEVLDLIQLETGKARLHAHEEVQSVALAARHYGRRAPAYLRPRRHAGVVPGLTRATELRHPRGVIGQIAPWNYPLELSVADALPAFAAGNAVVMKPDTETALTALWARDLLIEAGLPAGVFQVVLGEGPVVGPEVVRHADYVSFTGSTRTGREVAKGAAARLVGVSLELGGKNPMLVLHDADIERAAAGAVRSCFASAGQLCISTERLYVHESIADRFVARFAERVRAMRLGGSLAYGAEMGSLAGRRQLETVIRHVDEAVAKGATVVAGGVARPDIGPLFYEPTILEGVEPPMAVCTEETFGPVVSVYRFTDEDDAVERANATAYGLNAAVWSRDGRRARSVAARLRAGTVNINEAYAAAYGSVGAPMGGMKDSGLGRRHGSEGILKYTEAQTVAQQRLIPLAPSFGMDDEAYAALMSRSLKVMKVLGLR; encoded by the coding sequence ATGACGGACGTGAAGGCCCCCGCTGGCCCCCTGGGCACCAACCCCGCAGCCACCGCCCCGGCCGGTGCGCGCACCGCCGCCGACGTGGTCACTCCGGAGGTGGTGGCCCAGCTCACCCGGGACGTCGTCGGCTCCGGCAGAACCGCCAACCACACGCCCCTCACCGAGGAGAAGCTGGCGGACCTGCCCGAGTCGACCCCGGAGGACGTCGCCGACGCCTACGAGCACGCCCGCGCCGCCCAGCCCGTCTGGGCCGCCGTCCCCGTCCGCACCCGCGCCGCCGTACTGCTGCGCTTCCACGATCTGCTGCTGGAGCGTCAGGCCGAGGTGCTGGACCTCATCCAGTTGGAGACCGGGAAGGCCCGCCTGCACGCCCATGAGGAGGTGCAGTCCGTCGCCCTGGCGGCCCGGCACTACGGCCGCAGGGCCCCCGCCTATCTGCGCCCCCGCCGCCACGCGGGCGTCGTCCCCGGGCTCACCAGGGCCACCGAGCTGCGCCATCCGCGCGGCGTCATAGGGCAGATAGCCCCCTGGAACTATCCGCTGGAGCTGTCCGTGGCGGACGCGCTGCCCGCGTTCGCCGCAGGCAACGCCGTCGTCATGAAGCCCGACACCGAGACCGCGCTGACCGCGCTGTGGGCCCGCGACCTGCTGATCGAGGCCGGGCTCCCGGCCGGGGTCTTCCAGGTCGTCCTGGGCGAGGGGCCGGTGGTGGGCCCCGAGGTCGTCCGGCACGCCGACTATGTCTCGTTCACCGGCTCCACCCGCACCGGCCGCGAGGTCGCGAAGGGCGCTGCGGCCCGTCTGGTCGGGGTCTCGCTCGAACTGGGCGGCAAGAACCCCATGCTGGTCCTGCACGACGCCGACATCGAACGGGCCGCCGCCGGAGCCGTCCGTTCCTGCTTCGCCTCCGCCGGGCAGCTCTGCATATCCACCGAGCGGCTCTACGTCCATGAGTCGATCGCCGACCGCTTCGTCGCCCGGTTCGCCGAGCGGGTGCGGGCGATGCGCCTCGGCGGCTCCCTCGCGTACGGGGCGGAGATGGGCTCCCTCGCCGGGCGGCGCCAGCTGGAGACCGTCATCCGCCATGTGGACGAGGCCGTGGCCAAGGGAGCCACCGTCGTCGCGGGCGGGGTGGCCCGCCCCGACATCGGCCCGCTCTTCTACGAACCGACCATCCTGGAAGGCGTCGAGCCGCCGATGGCCGTCTGCACCGAGGAGACCTTCGGGCCGGTGGTCTCGGTCTACCGCTTCACCGACGAGGACGACGCGGTCGAACGCGCCAACGCCACCGCGTACGGGCTGAACGCCGCTGTCTGGTCGCGCGACGGCAGGAGGGCCCGGTCCGTCGCGGCCCGGCTGCGCGCCGGAACCGTCAACATCAACGAGGCGTACGCCGCCGCGTACGGCAGTGTCGGCGCCCCGATGGGCGGGATGAAGGACTCCGGTCTCGGGCGGCGGCACGGCTCCGAGGGCATCCTCAAGTACACGGAGGCACAGACGGTCGCCCAGCAGCGGCTGATTCCGCTCGCGCCCTCGTTCGGTATGGACGACGAGGCGTACGCGGCGCTGATGAGCCGCTCCCTGAAGGTGATGAAGGTGCTGGGGCTGCGCTGA
- a CDS encoding DoxX family protein: MTTGQGAPGGGATGNSGWKERASRYALLPLRLFLGITFLYAGIDKLTDSAFLKESGIGSLGDQMRGVRDQAAVPELVDMALNSPVGFGYAIALGELAVGIGVLLGLLTRLAALGGALISASLWLTVSWSAEPYYLGNDLPYLMLWVPLILAGASVLSVDALIAARRRRTL, from the coding sequence ATGACGACGGGGCAGGGAGCCCCCGGCGGCGGCGCGACGGGAAACAGTGGCTGGAAGGAGCGGGCGAGCCGCTACGCCCTGCTGCCGCTCCGGCTTTTCCTGGGCATCACCTTCCTCTACGCCGGTATCGACAAGCTCACGGACAGCGCCTTCCTCAAGGAGAGCGGCATCGGCTCGCTCGGCGACCAGATGCGGGGCGTCCGCGACCAGGCCGCCGTCCCCGAACTGGTCGACATGGCCCTCAACAGCCCCGTGGGCTTCGGGTACGCCATCGCCCTCGGTGAACTGGCCGTCGGCATCGGTGTCCTCCTCGGGCTGCTGACCCGTCTCGCGGCGCTCGGTGGCGCGCTGATCTCGGCGAGTCTGTGGCTGACCGTGAGCTGGAGCGCCGAGCCCTACTACCTCGGCAACGACCTGCCCTATCTGATGCTGTGGGTGCCGCTGATCCTCGCCGGGGCCTCCGTGCTCTCCGTCGACGCGCTGATCGCCGCCCGCCGCCGGCGCACGCTGTAG
- a CDS encoding LAETG motif-containing sortase-dependent surface protein — translation MRIRRTLVIAAATAVISPAALWVAPAASATPPGTSPAPSTAESTPVTGEPGPPKDAGDTRGPRDPKGPAGVTNPQDSTKDGGPKDGPEEKDKDAAGRTPSGPVPSSTPAQPDRKPQDTKERPGTGPLPPIPPGTIGAGSPHGDDETGESCATRIEDSPLLQTELRGLPRKVEAGSGWVEYTFRLTNKADRERTGIRVYTEAWGPEQPVGRDMVIDHQWLDQGTWRNVDVDRSTFGAAGALKPGQSAEAKLRLRVDATKKPGTGSAFSGAGFSEKIDGKLHCESAREGRYAFTVVAPDKEPGGNGGSGTGGSGPGGPTSGGSGSGGSGDGATTGGGAEQPGGGQGQGGAGAGDGRPDPQGGRDETPLGGNLAATGSDRTLPVIAGIGALAVVAGAGTFLAARRRRTSRTA, via the coding sequence ATGCGTATACGCCGCACACTGGTGATCGCCGCAGCGACCGCCGTCATCAGCCCTGCGGCCCTCTGGGTCGCACCCGCCGCATCGGCGACACCCCCGGGGACGTCCCCCGCGCCGTCCACGGCGGAGAGCACCCCCGTCACCGGGGAGCCGGGCCCGCCGAAGGACGCCGGTGACACCAGGGGTCCCAGAGACCCCAAAGGTCCCGCAGGCGTCACAAACCCCCAGGACAGCACCAAGGACGGCGGTCCCAAGGACGGCCCCGAGGAAAAGGACAAGGACGCGGCGGGCAGGACCCCTTCGGGCCCTGTTCCGAGCAGCACGCCCGCCCAGCCGGACAGAAAGCCGCAGGACACCAAGGAGCGGCCCGGCACCGGTCCGCTGCCGCCGATCCCTCCGGGCACCATCGGCGCCGGCAGTCCCCACGGCGACGACGAAACCGGTGAGTCCTGTGCGACGCGCATCGAGGACAGCCCGCTCCTCCAGACCGAACTGCGGGGGCTGCCACGGAAGGTCGAGGCCGGTTCGGGCTGGGTCGAGTACACCTTCCGGCTGACCAACAAGGCCGACCGGGAACGCACCGGCATCCGCGTCTACACCGAGGCGTGGGGACCGGAACAGCCCGTCGGACGCGACATGGTCATCGACCACCAGTGGCTGGACCAGGGCACCTGGCGGAACGTCGACGTCGACCGCAGCACCTTCGGCGCGGCCGGGGCGCTGAAGCCGGGCCAGTCCGCCGAGGCGAAGCTGCGGCTGCGGGTGGACGCGACGAAGAAGCCCGGCACGGGCTCGGCGTTCAGCGGCGCCGGTTTCTCCGAGAAGATCGACGGCAAGCTGCACTGCGAGTCCGCCCGCGAAGGGCGTTACGCCTTCACCGTGGTCGCCCCGGACAAGGAGCCGGGCGGCAACGGCGGCTCCGGTACGGGCGGTTCCGGGCCGGGTGGCCCGACGTCGGGCGGCTCCGGCTCGGGCGGCTCGGGCGACGGAGCCACGACCGGCGGCGGTGCTGAGCAGCCCGGCGGCGGTCAGGGCCAGGGCGGTGCGGGAGCGGGTGACGGCAGGCCCGACCCGCAGGGCGGCCGGGACGAGACCCCGCTGGGCGGGAACCTCGCCGCGACCGGGTCGGACCGGACGCTGCCGGTCATCGCGGGCATCGGCGCGCTCGCCGTCGTCGCGGGCGCCGGGACCTTCCTCGCCGCGAGGCGCCGCCGGACCAGCCGGACCGCCTGA
- the guaA gene encoding glutamine-hydrolyzing GMP synthase — protein MSSASPAAAPDVVLVVDFGAQYAQLIARRVREARVYSEIVPSTMPVAEMLAKNPKAIILSGGPSSVYAENAPRLDRALFEAGVPVFGMCYGFQLMATTLGGTVDNTGAREYGRTGLHVSKTGSTLFEGTPAEQPVWMSHGDACSAAPEGFTVTASTDLVPVAAFENDEKKLYGVQHHPEVMHSTYGQQVLEHFLYRGAGIEPTWTTGNVIEEQVTAIRAQVGTKRAICGLSGGVDSAVAAALVQKAIGSQLTCVYVDHGLMRKGETEQVEKDFVAATGVQLKVVDAEERFLAALAGVSDPEEKRKIIGREFIRVFEQAQAEIVAEGSADGEEVAFLVQGTLYPDVVESGGGTGTANIKSHHNVGGLPEDLEFQLVEPLRQLFKDEVRMVGQELGLPDEIVQRQPFPGPGLGIRIVGEVTRDRLDLLREADAIAREELTAAGLDREIWQCPVVLLADVRSVGVQGDGRTYGHPVVLRPVSSEDAMTADWTRMPYDVLARISTRITNEVSDVNRVVLDVTSKPPGTIEWE, from the coding sequence GTGTCCTCAGCGTCTCCCGCTGCCGCGCCCGATGTCGTACTCGTTGTCGACTTCGGCGCGCAGTACGCCCAGCTCATCGCCCGTCGCGTCCGTGAGGCCCGGGTCTACAGCGAGATCGTCCCGTCCACCATGCCGGTGGCCGAGATGCTCGCCAAGAACCCCAAGGCGATCATCCTCTCCGGCGGTCCCTCCTCCGTCTACGCCGAGAACGCGCCCCGCCTCGACCGTGCCCTCTTCGAGGCCGGTGTCCCCGTCTTCGGCATGTGCTACGGCTTCCAGCTGATGGCGACGACACTCGGCGGCACCGTCGACAACACCGGTGCGCGCGAGTACGGCCGTACCGGGCTGCATGTCTCCAAGACCGGCTCGACGCTGTTCGAGGGCACCCCGGCCGAGCAGCCGGTGTGGATGTCCCACGGCGACGCCTGCTCCGCCGCGCCCGAGGGCTTCACCGTCACCGCCTCCACGGACCTGGTCCCGGTCGCGGCCTTCGAGAACGACGAGAAGAAGCTCTACGGCGTGCAGCACCACCCCGAGGTGATGCACTCCACCTACGGCCAGCAGGTCCTGGAGCACTTCCTCTACCGGGGCGCGGGCATCGAGCCGACCTGGACCACGGGGAACGTCATCGAGGAGCAGGTCACCGCCATCCGTGCCCAGGTCGGCACCAAGCGGGCGATCTGCGGGCTCTCCGGCGGTGTCGACTCCGCCGTGGCCGCCGCCCTGGTCCAGAAGGCCATCGGCTCCCAGCTCACCTGCGTCTACGTCGACCACGGCCTGATGCGCAAGGGCGAGACCGAGCAGGTCGAGAAGGACTTCGTCGCCGCCACGGGCGTCCAGCTCAAGGTCGTCGACGCCGAGGAGCGCTTCCTCGCCGCCCTCGCCGGGGTCAGCGACCCGGAGGAGAAGCGGAAGATCATCGGGCGCGAGTTCATCCGCGTCTTCGAGCAGGCCCAGGCCGAGATCGTGGCCGAGGGCAGCGCCGACGGCGAGGAGGTCGCGTTCCTCGTCCAGGGCACGCTCTACCCCGACGTCGTGGAGTCCGGCGGCGGCACCGGCACCGCCAACATCAAGTCCCACCACAATGTGGGCGGCCTCCCCGAGGACCTTGAGTTCCAGCTTGTGGAGCCGCTGCGGCAGCTCTTCAAGGACGAGGTCCGCATGGTCGGCCAGGAGCTGGGCCTGCCGGACGAGATCGTCCAGCGCCAGCCCTTCCCGGGCCCCGGCCTCGGTATCCGGATCGTCGGCGAGGTCACCCGCGACCGGCTCGACCTGCTGCGCGAGGCCGATGCCATCGCCCGCGAGGAGCTGACGGCGGCCGGGCTCGACCGCGAGATCTGGCAGTGCCCCGTGGTGCTGCTCGCCGACGTCCGCAGCGTCGGCGTCCAGGGCGACGGCCGTACCTACGGCCACCCCGTCGTGCTCCGTCCGGTCTCCTCCGAGGACGCGATGACCGCCGACTGGACCCGGATGCCGTACGACGTCCTCGCCCGGATCTCCACCCGCATCACCAACGAGGTCAGCGACGTCAACCGCGTCGTCCTCGACGTGACCAGCAAGCCGCCGGGGACCATCGAGTGGGAGTGA